In the genome of Macrobrachium nipponense isolate FS-2020 chromosome 42, ASM1510439v2, whole genome shotgun sequence, one region contains:
- the LOC135213058 gene encoding transmembrane protease serine 9-like isoform X5, whose amino-acid sequence MLCSPLSNKTRMLSHGKCLLGIGTASNSTTWVMHPVGRPNAPKTLPKDHPLTGMDFTIDPRELATLMREAVKSRIEFDETALSSGNHTLCAGQKAVIHSENFPKRYPKNHRSSWVIEATSTASTISIFCTTFILTKTKPCRGTYLELIGGDLNERFCGKRNGLLQHSTTNVLEINFRTHKKKSPRDGFWCIVSASEVMTTTTGAPESTTATSEASEATTTTAPETQAQTTASPETTEPTTASPETQEPTATSNLIATGPEPSCRPCGTVNRATRLTYDGVTEVNEYPWHVALVYPATNEPFCGGALYNDLFVITTAACAMMVASLRNGAEVLLGSHNLHHPTPTLQRIPVESAAYHPEFNYEDWNHDAGILLLSRRAQLNYWVKPPCLPDPYETYDNVEAVLTGYSGNITATPYEVGRRILSRQQCTQMFGTYATPDKVCAMNPEGGYDMHYIGMGSPLAMEEEDGRWVLIGLSSLEPMVLFTSLAQYLEDLEKLTTDGTNGLCDGNTEQSTTSTQRTTTTPAPTTAGTGSPTVDCKCGRINSVNRIVGGVETGVHEYPWQVAITGASSNVPFCGGSIIADQWILTAAHCVSESSSTSVTTRPT is encoded by the exons ATGTTATGTTCCCCACTCTCAAACAAAACACGAATGTTATCTCATGGCaaa TGCCTCCTGGGTATTGGAACGGCCTCAAACTCTACCAC ATGGGTAATGCATCCCGTGGGACGCCCCAATGCTCCGAAAACACTTCCGAAGGACCATCCTCTGACGGGAATGGATTTCACCATCGACCCAAGGGAGTTGGCAACACTGATGCGTGAGGCTGTGAAGAGTCGGATCGAGTTCGATG AAACTGCGCTGAGCAGCGGAAACCACACTCTCTGCGCCGGCCAGAAAGCTGTCATTCACTCTGAAAACTTCCCTAAGAGGTACCCCAAGAATCACAGGAGTTCCTGGGTCATTGAG GCAACATCAACAGCATCCACGATATCGATTTTCTGCACCACCTTCATCCTGACGAAGACCAAGCCCTGCAGAGGGACTTACCTCGAACTCATTGGTGGAGACCTCAACGAACg GTTCTGCGGGAAGAGAAATGGCCTCCTCCAACATAGCACAACAAACGTCCTGGAGATCAACTTCCGAACTCACAAGAAGAAGAGCCCGAGAGATGGCTTCTGGTGCATCGTCTCAGCTTCAGAAG TTATGACTACAACCACCGGGGCCCCAGAATCTACAACTGCTACCTCTGAAGCATCAGAGGCTACAACCACCACTGCCCCAGAAACCCAAGCACAAACTACAGCGTCCCCAGAAACTACAGAACCAACTACAGCCTCCCCAGAAACCCAAGAGCCTACGGCTACCTCCAATTTGATAGCAACAGGCCCAGAACCTAGTTGTC GTCCTTGTGGAACTGTCAACCGAGCAACCCGCCTCACCTACGATGGAGTGACCGAAGTCAATGAATACCCTTGGCATGTGGCGCTCGTTTACCCCGCCACAAACGAACCATTCTGCGGTGGAGCTCTTTACAACGATCTGTTCGTTATAACAACTGCAGCGTGTGCTATGAT GGTCGCATCTTTGAGAAACGGAGCAGAGGTCCTCCTTGGCTCCCACAACCTTCATCACCCAACACCCACCCTGCAGAGAATACCAGTTGAAAGcgctgcctatcatccagagttCAATTACGAAGACTGGAACCACGACGCTGGAATTCTGCTTCTCTCCAGACGGGCACAGCTAAATTACTGGGTCAAACCTCCCTGTCTTCCCGACCCTTACGAAACTTACGATAATGTTGAGGCTGTTCTCACTGGTTATTCAG ggAATATCACAGCTACTCCATACGAAGTTGGAAGGAGGATCTTATCAAGACAACAGTGCACCCAAATGTTTGGTACATACGCGACACCTGATAAGGTTTGCGCCATGAACCCAGAAGGCGGATATGATATGCATTAT ATCGGCATGGGTAGCCCGTTAGCCATGGAAGAAGAAGATGGTAGATGGGTTCTCATTGGTCTGTCTTCTCTTGAGCCAATGGTGCTCTTCACCAGCTTGGCTC AGTATTTGGAAGATCTTGAAAAGCTAACAACGGATGGAACGAATGGCCTGTGTGATGGCAACACTGAGCAATCTACTACCTCCACACAGAGGACCACCACCACACCTGCACCAACCACAGCTGGAACTGGATCTCCCACAGTGGACTGTA AGTGTGGACGCATAAACTCAGTCAACAGGATCGTAGGAGGAGTCGAGACCGGTGTCCACGAATACCCCTGGCAAGTGGCCATCACTGGTGCCTCCAGCAATGTTCCATTTTGTGGAGGTTCCATCATCGCTGACCAGTGGATCCTAACTGCTGCTCACTGCGTTTCAGA ATCGTCGTCCACTTCGGTTACAACTCGACCAACTTAG